ACCTGGATTTTGCCGAGGAGAGCATTACCTTCGTCAGAAACCAGATTCTCCTCCAGTCTTCCACGGCCATGCTGGCCCAGGCCAACGCCCTACCCCAGAATGTGCTGGCCTTGATCGGCTAAACAACGAGGTAGGGACGCGGCCTTAGCCGTGTCCCTCTTTGACCGGGCAAACAGAGGCAGGAAGCCGGGGCACGGTGT
This window of the bacterium genome carries:
- a CDS encoding flagellin — translated: LDFAEESITFVRNQILLQSSTAMLAQANALPQNVLALIG